Genomic segment of Danio aesculapii chromosome 25, fDanAes4.1, whole genome shotgun sequence:
aaagcacttacGACAGCCACAGCGTTTGAGGACAGCAGCTCCTCAGGTGACATTGAGGAGAAGTAGGCGATGTTTGTGAGCGTGTACACAAATGTCACCAGTGGAATGGAGATGTAGATGGCACGGGGTAGATTCCTGAGAgagacaaatataaatataatcatataCACATTTGCATATCCAGCCACACAGCATGTGACCCAGCACCACAAAACCATCATACGCCATACGGTtgtgaaattgagatttatatatGAATTACTATATTTGGTTGAGATGCAAGTATTTGAAAATCTAAAATCTCAGggttaaaaactgaaatattgagAACATTTCTGTTAAAGTTGTTCAAATTAAgttctgcagacattttttgctatttctgcacagatatttgtaaaaaaacaaaacaaaaaataatatatatatattttttttgagagTAAAGTtactaaaacaaaacatgaagTTTTTTGGTAAGCAAAgtaagtctcatataatatatctactaaaaaacagaaaatattacattacaaactgtattgtaaataaatcctataaacatttacatattagtcaataatattactgaaatttataTAGAACCTGAATTCAttttcacacatttacataagtaaataaacttaatgatgggctaaaaaaatACGTGAATTCCTTTGTCTACATGGAACCAATCAGAAACCATTATATTTGCAGACAGGAATATTTagcataaaataaactataattttCAGCCATACAATACCTGTGTAACATAAGACATATGGTTCAGGGTCTATACGTGTATAATCACTGTGAATTGACAACAATCAAACAAAAGGTTTAATTTtgacaattaatcaatcaaatcaaccaaccaactcaaattatatcaaccaaccaatcaaccaaccaaccaattcaactcaaatcaattaaacaagcaaccaaccatccaactcaactcaactcaaataaaccaatcaaccaaccaaccaactcaaaatcaaatcaagccaactaaccaaccaaccaaaccaaatcaaccaaattaaccaagcaaccaaccaacttaaatcaacaaaccaaccaaaccaaccaactcAAATCAAGTCGAATCAAATCAACtgaaatcaaccaaccaatcaaatcaaatcaaatcaaatcaaatcaaatcaaatcaaatcatcaAATCAAATCAGGCCAACCAActcaaaaccaaccaaccaaccattcattcattcacctttattaatccaggcttgccacagcggaatgaaccgccaacttatccagcatatgttttacacagcgcatgcccttccagcagcaacccatctttgggaaacatccatacacactcatacactacggacaatttagccaacccaattcacctgtaccacgtgtctttgggagaaactagagcacctggaggaaacccacgcgaacgcagggagaacacgcaaactccagaGAGAAATGACAaacgacccagcgaccttcttgctgtgaggcgacaacactacctactacgccactgcgtcgcctaccgACCAACTCAAATCAAGTCAAATTAACAAACCGATCAAGCAACAAACCAAATCAACTAACCAACTCAACCCAACCAATTCaattaaaccaaccaaccaagtcaaatcaagtcaaatcaaccaaatcaaatcacatcaaatcaaccaaccaaatcaaatcaaatcaaccaaccaacctaatcaaatcacatcacatcacatcacatcacatcacatcaaatcaaccaaacaaatcaaatcaaccaaccaaccaaccaaccaaccaaccaaccaaccaaccaaatcaaaccaaccaaccaaatcaaatcacatcaaatcaaccaaccaaatcaaatcaaatcaaatcaaatcaaatcaaatcaaccaaccaaccaaatcaaatcacatcaaatcaaccaaacaaatcaaatcaaatcaaccaaccaaccaaatcaaaccaaccaaccaaatcaaatcacatcaaatcaaccaaacaaatcaaatcaaccaaccaaccaactcaaaccaaccaaccaaatcaaatcacatcaaatcaaccaaccaaatcaaatcaaatcaaatcaaatcaaatcaaccaaccaactcaaaccaaccaaatcaaaccaaccaaccaaccaaccaaatcaaatcacatcaaatcaaccaaacaaatcaaatcaaatcaaatcaaatcaaccaaccaaccaaatcaaatcacatcaaatcaaccaaacaaatcaaatcaaatcaaccaaccaaccaaatcaaaccaaccaaccaaatcaaatcacatcaaatcaaccaaacaaatcaaatcaaccaaccaaccaactcaaaccaaccaaccaaatcaaatcacatcaaatcaaccaaccaaatcaaatcaaatcaaatcaaccaaccaaccaaccaactcaaaccaaccaaatcaaaccaaccaaccaaccaaccaaatcaaatcacatcaaatcaaccaaccaaatcaaatcaaatcaaccaaccaaccaaatcaaaccaaccaaccaaatcaaagcacatcaaatcaaccaaacaaatcaaatcaaccaaccaaccaactcaaaccaaccaaatcaaaccaaccaaccaaatcaaatcacatcaaatcaaccaaccaaattaaatcaaccaaccaaccaacccaaaccaaccaaatcaaaccaaccaaccaaatcaaatcacatcaaatcaaccaaacaaatcaaatcaaccaactcaaaccaaccaaatcaaaccaaccaaccaaatcaaatcaaccaaccaacccaaaccaaccaaccaaatcaaatcaaatcaaatcaaatcaaatcaaatcaaatcaaatcaaatcaaatcaaatcaaccaatcaaattgaaagaaatcaaatcaaatcaaaccaaccaatcaattcaAACCAGCCAACTAAATCAACCaactcaaaccaaccaaccaaccaactcaaaccaaccaaatcaaaccaaccaaccaaatcaaatcaaccaatcaaatcgAATGAAATGAAATCAAACCAACCAATGAATTCAAACCAGCCAACTAAATCAaccaaatcaaaccaaccaaccaagcaattttgtatagttttgtataGGTATACTTTAAGAGTGATGTCAGACTGACCTCCTGGGATCCACTACTTCCTCTGTAACGTAGTTGAGGAAGTTCCATCCGCTGAAGGCGAAGGAGGCGTGAAGAAAAGCCAGGGCGATCTGGCCTATAGACGGAGCTTTATTAAAGGTGAACGCCGTCTGCGGGGTCAGACTCTCATAGTTACCTGAGCAGACCAACACATCAGTTAACTGGACAACTACAAACACACAGGTACTGTCAAGACAGATGACATCTGACACGATCTGAAAATTGACTAATTGTATTTGGTGACTATCAAAAGCTTTTTGAATACATTTAGCCAATAAATCACCACACACACGTCTCTCTCACCTCCACAGATCTGCACTAATCCCACAGTAATGATGAGTCCCAGAGCCAGGAGCTTCCCGACGGTAAACGCATCCTGGATCCGTGTGGCCAAACGCACACTGTAGCAGTTCACCCACGTCAAAAAcactgcaaacaaacacacacacacacacacactgattcactCAAGACAAAACACTACAGGTAAGAAGCTAAAAGAAAACAATCAAAAATGAATAGTTATCATTATACATCCACAGCTgaatattacattcattcatccatgttgttttcagcttagtccctttattaatcaggggtcgccacagcggaattaaccgccaacttatccaggatatgttttacgcagcggatgccctaccagctgcaacccatcactgggaaacacctatacacactcacacacatacactacagacaatttagcttacccaattcccctatagcgcatgtctttggacttggaaccggtgcacccggaggaaactcacgccaacacggggagaacatgcaaactccacactgaaatgccaactgactcagccgaggctcgaaacagcgaccttcttgctgtgagatgattgtgctacccactgcgccaccgtgtcgcccatgaTTACATTAGGAACCATAATAAATTacgttttctaaaatgttatgtatgcaatttgttatttatgttatttatgtaatttgcaTACATATCGTCAACAAATAGTGCAGTCAGATTcgattttattttttctatgtatccatttagtttatttattaattaaaaacgtAACCTACAGTATTATAGTCATTTTGTATCTCTTTTCATCACTTTATAATTCCGAAAATACTACAAAagccagaaaaataaaacaatcacaaCTTTTTTAGAATAATTAGgcagattatttattaacatttccctcagtaaaaacaatttaagaataaagatatgaataaaactgtgaaCTATATGTACGATTTAAGTAATATCAAACTGGAGTAGTGTTATCAAATAGTGATTAagtgtaaaattattaagtaatatTAAAGTGAAGATTCATGGCTCAATGCAGGAAAAAATAGGCCACAATATTTTAAGCTACATTTCACACTGctaccattaactatgactttgaGCTTAAACTCCTAATTGGCTGCTTATTTAGTCTAGTTAGGCATTGAGGATTTAGAATAAGAGAGGCCCAGCCAgggcccagacctaaatcctattgaacatctttggagagatctgatCATGGCTGTACAcctgttgcttcccatccaacctgatagagcttgagaggtactgcaaagagcaatgggccaaaattcccaaagacaggtgtgccaagcttgtggcatcatattcaaaaagactttgaTTTGCTGTAATTGCGGCCAAAGGCGCATCAAccaagtattgagcaaaggctgtgaatactgatgtacatgtgactttacagcttttttattttaaataaacttgcaacaatttcaaaaactctttttccacattgtcattatgggggattgtgtgtagaatgttgaggaaatacatgaatttaggccattttggaataaggctataacataaacaaatgtggaaaaagtgaggtgctgtgaatactttccgaatgtaCTGTAAATAGCAGCTAAGtgtatataggctatatataGGATTAATAGGCTATTTAAAACATATCCAGGCCCTTTGAGTAGGCTAATGATGGAAAGAacatcataaaaaaaatacaacgtGCTAACTTCAGTCAACTTGCATGGATTTGCAGAACATTTTCTTAACGTGCATGTATTGAAATGATTTGCAGCATGTTTTTCTTTCCTCTTTTTCCTGTTGTGAGGCTTTGCAATgcattttgttatttgtttttgcattgtgaggatttgcaggcCACGTGCAAAGAGGTTTTcttaatatgctggtgttttctAAAGTTGCAGCTCTCTCGGACAGTGTAGAACTGTGCTAAAGAGCTAAAGAACAGTCTCCTGTGGGCTCATCCATCAGTGTCACTGCTCACACAATGTTTCATGCTCTTTCTCCTCCAGCGAGAGGCATTTAAGCCCAATTGAAACAAATAACTCTGAGCAGGAATGAAAAGCAGGAGCAAAGAGCGTTTTGTGTGGAGAGATTGAGGGCCTTGTGTTTTACTGCCGCTTACTTGCTCTGGTTTGTGTGAATGAGTCCTGAATAATGCAGTAAATCACATGCTGGAGACCTACAGAACCTCCAGCAGCCGCAGGCCAGAGATTCTGCATCACATCTGGGCCTGTGTTTAGGATATTCCCCTGTGGAAGCTTGCTTTAGTCACTAAATAAATTTTTGTAAATCTCATTGTGACTTTAACTACTTTTCTCCGAACTGTGAGAGGTAaacttaaaatgaataaaagttaTGAAGTCAGAACAGAATTGCATGATATAAACTTGCAATTGCAAGAAAAAGTCACAATGgtaaattataaagtcagaaggGGAGATATAAAATTGCAATTTAGAATTGTTTAATGCGAAATTGCAGGTTATAAAGTAAGAATTGCACAAATATAAACTTGCAATTGCGAAAAATAGTGCAAATTCAGAcatataaagtcacaattgtcagttataaataaaaataaagtcagaattgcatgATATACACTCGCAAGTGAAGAAAAAAAGTTTGAATTCTGAGATAAAGTCAAAATtgtaagttataaagtcagaattgtgagatataaacttgtttttctgaaaaataaGATCAGAATTGCATGATATAAACTTGCAATTGCGAGAAATAAGTCTGTattctgagataaaaagtcacaacTGCAAATTGTAAAGTCAGAACAGgaaatttgcaatttaatttaaaaattgcaaTTTAGATTTGTTTGAACTTGAAATTGCaggttataatgtcagaattgcatGATAAAAATGTGCAATTGCAGGAAAATGGCTTCATTCTGAGatagaaagtcagaattgtgagatataaacttgtATTTCTGAAAAATAAGATCAGAATTGCATGATATAAACTTTCAATTGTGTGAAAAAGTCAGTATTCTGGGATAAAAAGTCACAtatgtgagttataaagtcaaaactgGAGATATAAAACGGCAATTTAggttttttaaacttaaaattgcagtttataatgtcagaattgcatgatataaacttgaaattgtAAGAAAAAGGTCTGTATTCTAGGCAGAATTGTGAGGTATAAACTTCTGAATAATAAAGGCAGATTTGCAAGATGTAACTTGCAATTATGAGAAAAGGGTCAGTATTCTGAGATAAAGTCACAATTGCAAAAGTCAGAACATGGATCATGGAGTTTTTTACTTGTAATTGCaggttataaagtcagaattgcatcATATTAACGTGCATTTGCAAGAAAAAGTCATAATTCTGAGATTGAAAGTCACAAccgtgagttataaagtcagaattgtgtgatataaacatgtaattgTGAGAAAAGGTGGCTTTTCTGAGATAATAAGTTGCAAATTTTAGTTATAAAGGATCAAAAACTATCATCATGGCATGATcaaattagattaaaataaaagaCACAAGCATTAAAACATTGCAAACAACCAAATCGGTATACACAATCTtttcatttaaatgacatttttgataTAATTAGtttttctaaatataaatacTGAATATTTTCTACTATTTATAGGCAGGACAGCCCAATGGATAAACacaggataaaaaaaataatataaataaataaccttttgTATTCCACAGAAAAAACAGGTCTGAAAGACACATTCTCCTCTCTAAAACCAATGTTAATAGGTGAGAATTTTtagaaacctgtttgaaaacagtcATTATGCATGCAGTTTCACTTGGTTGACCAGAAATAAACcaccattattatttttttgttatataaataGATTGCAGAGTTATGAAGCGCAGCACTCACGTATGCAGATGGCGGACAGCATGCGTGTGGCGATGTATGGAGGAACACAGTATGGAAACACAGGCTGAAGCACGTAGCTGGAAAAGGTGAGCGCTATGACTGCCAGTGTAGTGGGATACATGATCAATACTGCACTCCATAACAGCAGAAACctgcacaaaacaacacaacacgaCTTCATTACTTGTCCATTTAGGATTGAGCAGGTGTAAAACACTTGACtgttgatgaaggggaggagctgctgatggaggggaggagctactaatgAAAAAAGAAGAGCTgaagatgaaggggaggagctgatgaaaaagaggaggagctgatAGTGAAGAGGAAGGGctactgatgaagaggaggagctaatGATGAAGGGAAGGAGGTGATGATGATGAGCTACTGATGAGGAGGATAAGTTACTGATGAaaaggaggagctgatgatgaagggaagAAGCCTCTAATAAATAGTGGAAAAGAGTGGTCTGTTTTCCACTCCTGTGTTTGATCAGATCACACATGTCATACCCCACGAGTCCGCCGAAGATCTCGGTGACGTAGGAATAGTCTCCTCCAGATTTGGGTATGGTTACGCCCAGCTCAGCGTAGCAGAGGGAGCCAAGAGCAGCGATGCCTCCACCCAACATCCACACCACCAGAGCCAAACCCACAGAGCCCGAGTGCTCTAGAACACCTTTAGGAGAGATGAAGATCCCCGAGCCGATGATGTTCCCTGAACAAACACAACACAGCAACATTTTTAAAGGGCCTGCATTATATTTCATTGTAACAATTTCCAACTTTTTTGCTGCTACCAATATACATCAACACGATCAAAGTAACCTATTTTCATAATCCCTGCCTTCAAGTGACATACAAATACCTTGACATGGGCAATATGGCTGCGTCCAAATCACTAACTCAGTTggtactgcatttaaatgtactactcaaacGTTAGTAAActgcgtactgtatagtatgaatGCGAGtcgtatgaatggaactcggacatactacatccgatATTTTGttatgatcacgtgacctacccatgtcAGTTGTGTGATTGTCATGAATTGCTATTCatgtgcatcatgggatagcgtagggtccatcagatgcacacttcagaatctcgccggaagtagtaggtctgttctcacatactgtttttagcatactatatagtatggaagtatgtgattttggacgcagccaatgTTTCATAAATGGATTAGATACAGAAAGGCCAATCAAAACAGACtcggccagctgaccaatcagagcagagttgacttGTAGAAGGAGGAGGGGACGGACCTAAAGCCCTGAATTGATTCAACtgaatcacaaaaaaattatCGCATAAAGATTAGAATTAAAGACAaatttataagaaataaaaacattttggaCCTTAGATGCATTTAAAACTGTTGTAGGAGACTCCAACACAATATTAAGACactttaaaatatcaaatatctatgtctgtctatctgtctgtgtgtctgtccaCCTACCTacctgtccgtccatccatccatccatccatccatccatccatctatctatctatctatctatctatctatctatctatctatctatctatctatctatctatctatctatctatctatctatctatctattcatccatccatccatccatccatccatccatccatcgtctgtccgtccgtcagtccgtccatccatcGCACTTGCTAGCTCGGCTCCTTGACATGTTATCTATCTATGTATTCATCCATCTAAATGTCTACCTACCGtcctacctatccatccatccatccatccgtccatctatctatccgtccatccatccatcgcacTTGCTAGCTCGGCTCCTTGAGGTGTTATCTATCtatgtattcatccatccatccatccatccatccgtctatctatctatctatctatctatctatctatctatctatctatctatctatctatctatctatctatctatctatctatctatctatctatctatccttccgtCCATCACACTTGTTAGCTGGGGCTCCTTGAGGTGTTATCTATctgtattcatccatccatctatatgtctgtctgtctatctgcctacctacctatctatctatctatctatctatctatctatctatctatctatctatctatctatctatctatccatccatccatccatccatccatccatcgtctgtccgtccgtcagtccgtccatccatcGCACTTGCTAGCTCGGCTCCTTGACATGTTATCTATCTATGTATTCATCCATCTAAATGTCTACCTACCGtcctacctatccatccatccatccgtccatctatctatccgtccatccatccatcgcacTTGCTAGCTCGGCTCCTTGACGTGTTATTAATCtatgtattcatccatccatccatccatccatccatccatccatccatccatccatctatctgcctgtccatccatccatccatccatccatccatctatctatccgtccatccatctatcgcaCTTGCTAGCTCAGCTCCTTGAGGTGTTATCTATCtatgtattcatccatccattcatccatccatctatatgcctgtctgtctgtctatctatctatctcacttGCTAGTTCTGCTCCTTGAggtgtttcatccatccatccatccatccatccaatcgcACTTGATAGCACTGCTAGAAATCTACCAAATATTTTCTTTTCCCTTTTATGTAGACTAGAGCAACCCAAATCTGAAGTGGACGCTAATGCATCTTCCAGAAACACAGAGGCGCTGCTGTAGTACCTGTGAGAGTTTTTACAGCACACAATGAAGGCCTCTTTTTCTCCGAGCCGCTGCTGGCAGCTCTTCTCTCGGGCACACAAGTGTCGTACAACGAGTTACGTAACAGCGGGCATAAATAATCCACTGCTGCCCGTCAAAGACCCGCTGCCATCCCAAGCTTTGGCTTCCATTCGGCCCCTTTTAAGAGGACAAACACATCTGAAGGGGCCCACATTTGCCGGATGTTGATTTTAAACGTATTAAATGAAAGTGAAGTTAAAGAGGTCTGCCAGCTTTGTTGTTTGACACTCGATAGTTGCTGATACTtactgaaaatgttgtttttagtgATTCGACTATAGTTTAGTATTGCAATGCAGTTAATACTTAATTTTTCAACATTATTATCAATAAACAATCTATGTTTTTAGTGCATGTTAGATATGCATAGAATACatttgttgtgtattttttattttcctgtgtttttatatacttttaaaatgttttttaatcaatTCGTCCATTAAAACCGGTAAAATAAGCtacatttatgtaataaaataataagaacatAATGTAGGATACtaaaataatcacatttattaacatttccttttttatgcaattagtaataataaatcacagtaaataattattaaatatatttagaaaacatTTACTACATAGAACTggtaatatataacaaatattaatCGATTAGTACAGCAACATTAAGCATTTACGATTAGTTAATCGTATAACATGCTTTAAAATAGTCTATAATGCAGATTCTTTTttatataatctaaaataatcGGCAAAGAAACTATTTCCGCTTTGAAAAGGTTagtaaaaacaacaagaaaaactTAAAAGTTAAATGAACTCAACATTTAAGccaaaaaactaatataatattgtatacttGCATTGTTTAAAACTTGGAAAATCATTTCATGTTGTGTAACTACTAACAAAGACGGTCATCGCACTTTTAACGTAGTAAAACCGAagcacaaacaaaaagaaaacaagtttGTGAGCATCTCCTACCGATGATGATCGTGCACGCGCTCAGAAGCCCGATCTCCTTCTTGAGTGTCACGCGCTCAGGGATGCCGGAGTCTCGTTTGAGCTCGCTGTCTTTCATGATGCTCCTCCGAGCCTCTGTCTTTTTCCTCTCAACTCCATCCATTTCAGTTCTAGCAGGAACACAGCGCTGGCCCTTCCTCTCTTCAGCTCGCTCCAGAGGATTGAAGCACGGTGAAAAGGCCGCGCAGGCGCCGCGCGCTCCCCGGCCTGAATGTTAACGACTCACTCACACGCTCTGGAACATAAACGACAAATCACGCATGGCCATTTACACTCAATTACCTCACAAATGTGCATATATACTCGATATAGCCAACAGTgaccaaataaatacatttaataaagcgTGTTTACTAATACAATGCAATTATGCACTGCAAAACAATTCTTATActtattttttttggttttctttctagtccaaatgtctaaacaCTATTAAATTAAAAGCCTTTTTCAGACAAGACTTGATTTCAGAAGTATAAATGAAGATTAAATgggtttttacttaaaacaagctaaatgataGGCCAATAAACGCATGGGGTAAGCAAAACAAGcgttttccttttgacatatgATTATTTTGCTGAACGCATTTCATTGGAAGATCATTTAGCTCGTTTAAAGGgataaactcacttaattttagcattttttacttCTTAAAACACGACAATGTGTTTTGATTTTCTATAAATATCTAGATATTtaggaaaca
This window contains:
- the slc7a10b gene encoding asc-type amino acid transporter 1, yielding MDGVERKKTEARRSIMKDSELKRDSGIPERVTLKKEIGLLSACTIIIGNIIGSGIFISPKGVLEHSGSVGLALVVWMLGGGIAALGSLCYAELGVTIPKSGGDYSYVTEIFGGLVGFLLLWSAVLIMYPTTLAVIALTFSSYVLQPVFPYCVPPYIATRMLSAICILFLTWVNCYSVRLATRIQDAFTVGKLLALGLIITVGLVQICGGNYESLTPQTAFTFNKAPSIGQIALAFLHASFAFSGWNFLNYVTEEVVDPRRNLPRAIYISIPLVTFVYTLTNIAYFSSMSPEELLSSNAVAVTFGEKLLGMFSTLMPISVALSTFGGINGYLFTSSRLCFSGAREGHLPSLLAMIHFKHCTPIPALLVCCTATIVILCIGETHNLINYVSFINYLSYGVTIAGLLYYRWKKPNLYRPIKVSLLVPVCYLLFWALLLAFSLHSEPLVCGVGLVIMLTGVPVYFLGVYWKDKPRCIYDFTEWATYLGQRVFFVVFPQIDPIELAEWTDKSSFTSKASGHL